The genomic DNA GTACCGAAGATCGACGAAGTTTGGGATTGGGAAGGAGATTCGTTCCCGCAATCCGCGCTAAGTATTCTTTCGAAACGATTTCCGGTTGAAGATTGGTTTATGGTTTTCGATCTTCGCTCGGACGAGGCTTGGCTTTCCAAAGAATCAAGAAATTTGGGCAACGGTTCGGAGATTGTCTGGCAGAATCTTCGCACTCGCGGATCTCTGCTTACCACGGATCTGATACATCCGTCCGGTAAATCGTTTCCATACGCGGATTACGATTACCGTCAAGTCGGGTTTATTACGCTTCCGGTAAGCGCCGGCGCGTTACCGATTTGGATTTTCAAAAGGGAAAAGGGCGCGATCTGGGCCTGGGGACTACTACCGGAAGATTTGGTATCTTCTCAGATCCTATTAAAACAGAGAAACTCGAAAGGATCTCCTTTTGCTAGTTTTCTTTTTTACGATGCTTCTTCCAATATTCCGTTTACCACTCGGGCCGATTTGAGGAACTATCCAATCATCATCCTCTCAGATCAAAACAATGTCAGACAATAGAGAAGTTCGTACACGTTTCGCCCCGTCTCCAACAGGTTTTCTCCACGTCGGAGGAGCCAGGACCGCGCTTTTTAATTTTCTATATGCCAAGTCTCAAGGCGGCAAATTCTTACTTAGAATCGAGGATACAGACCAGAATCGTTCAACGGAAGAATCGTTTAAGACGATTTTGGAATCGTTAAAATGGCTCGGGATTGAATGGGACGAAGGTCCTGGTGTAGACGGACCTTATGGGCCATACGTTCAATCCGAACGTCTTTCCATCTATAAAGAATATACCGAAAAGTTGATCTCGGAAGGAAAAGCCTACCGATGTTTCTGTACTCAGGAAGAATTGGAAGCGAAGAAGAAGCAAGCCGAAGCGATGGGAATTCCGTACGTTTACGACGGCTTACACGCGAATATGAGCGAGCAGGAAGTTCAGGAAAAGTTAAAGGCAGGAACTCCCTATTCGGTTAGATTCAAGACGCCTTCTAAAACTCTGATCTTCGAAGATATCATTCAAGGGAAGGTCAAATTCGAGACGAAATTAATCGGCGATTTCATCATCGTTAAGTCGGATGGATTTCCCTCTTATAATTATGCGGTCGTCGTTGACGACGGACTCATGAAAATCTCGCACGTGATTCGCGGAGTCGGACATCTTTCCAATACGCCGAGACAAATTTTAATTTATGAAGCCTTAGGATTTCCGGTACCGGAGTTCGCACACGCCTCCGAGATCGTGGGAATGGACGGGAAAAAACTTTCCAAACGGGCCGGCGCTACTTCCATTCTCGCTTTTCGGGATTTAGGATATCTGCCGGAGACTTTTTCCAATTACATGGCTTTGCTTGGTTGGACCTCCCCCGACGGGCAAGAATATCTTCCGGGAGATATTACGAAACGGATCTTCGACGTTCATCGTTGTTCCAAATCCCCTTCTACCTTTGACGTATTCAAAAAACCGAAAGGAGGAGAAGAGGAAGTCGTGACGAATTTCTCCAATTTGGAACAGATCGCGGAAGCGATGAATCCCAAATCCAAATTAAATTGGTTATCAAACAAATACATACGCGAATTGCCTATCGCTCAAATTACGGAGGCTCTCGTACCGTTTTTAGAAGGTAGAGAGGATATTCCGAAAGAGCATCGGAATCCGAAAAACCCTGAGTTAGGCTCAATCGTGGATAGTGTCCGAGTCTACTTGGATAATTTACGCCAAGCGCCCGATTATATCGCCGAATTCTATCTTTCCGACTTAAAAATAAAAGGGGATGAGGCGTTCGAAATTCTAAAACAGGAAAGCGCTCCTGTAGTGATACGGAAATTCTACCAGCTACTCCAGATAGATCTACCGCAGACCGATGAAGAGTATAAGGCGTTAATGGCGCGAACAGGCGAAGAGACAGGACAGAAAGGCAAAACCCTTTTTATGCCGATTCGAGTGGCGACAACGGGCAAAGCTCATGGACTTGAGTTACCGATCTTATTTCCTCTCTTAGGGAAGGAAAAGCTACTCAAACGAATAGAGAAAACTTCCGGTGAAGCAGGAATTTCCCTAAGTTAAAGGTTTTTTGTTGCAAAACACCCCTTTTGACCTGTATCTCTAATATAGGGACATCCGATTCAAATGAGGGACACAGTCGACTCACTCCTGGTAAGGCAACATTCCGGTTCCTACGTAATGTTCCTTCCTCCGGATTTGTCGAGCATCCGCGACTTCCGGACAGCCCTTCGTCAATCCTTGGAAGAAAATAAATTTTTATCCAAGGATATCCAACAGATAGAATTAGCGGCCGACGAAGCCTTAACCAACTCTATTTCGGCTAACGTAAATTGCGGTTGTAACGAGACGATCATCTGCCGGTGGGTATTACGAGATTCCAAATTTACTCTTTGGATCGTCGATTACGGATCAGGCCTAAAAAAAGATAAACTGGAATCGGTTTCCCATGAGGCGAAGGCTTCTACATTAAAGGAATTCCTCGGTAAAGTGCAGGCTTACCAAGAGAATAAATGCGAGATCTTACCGTTTAGAGGGAAACCCGTACAACACAGAAACCTCGGTAAGGGATTGCAAATCATGCAATCATTGATGGATTCCGTTAGGGTTCTCTATCATTGCAAAGAAGGACGGATTTCAGCCGATCCTGCGGAATCCAATATTCGAGGTTCCATCATCGAGCTGGCCTTCGATGCAAAAAAACATTCAGCGTGAGTACGTTAAACGAATTTGCCGATTTCATACTAAGATCCGGGAAGTTGGAAGATAAACTTTATTCTCCCGATGCGTTTCCTATCGACCTTCCGTCCGAAAATTTTATTCCACCGGACCGTCCTGTTCGCTCGAATAAAATAGAATTCTCCGACCGCAAATCCAAGATTCCTAGACTTGAACATTTGAATATCGAAGAGAATAGAATTCTCTCTCTTCATCATTTTGCTAACCACGAATTGATGGCGATCGAATTGTTCGCTTGGGCTATTTTAAAGTTTCAAGATGCTCCGTCGTCCGTTCGCAAGAGTTTTTATAAAACGCTGTTGGAAGAGCAAACGCATCTACGATTGTATTTGAAAACAATCCGTTCCTGGGGAATGGATTTCGGCGATAGGCCTTTGAATTACATTTTTTGGAAACAAACTCCGAGCATGCAGACGTTGGAGAAATTTTACGCCGTGATGGCGCTTTCGTTCGAAAGTGCGAATTTGGATTTTTCCCTTATTTATAAAAAAGCTTTCGAGAAGTTCGAAGACTTCGAAAAGGCATCGATCATGGACCAGGTCCATCAGGATGAAATTCGCCACGTCAGGAGAGGCGTAAAAGTCGTTTTTTCCGACGGCATTAAAGGGATCGAGCAATGGGAAAAATATCGAAAATTGATCTCACACCCTTTCACTCCTCGTCGTGCAAAAGGAACCTTTTACTTTCCGGAGCTTCGATTAAAAGCAGGGTTATCTCCTGAATTTGCGGAAGAGCTCGGAAAATACGAGGACGAGTACGAAGGAACTACGAATGCCAGAATACTTCGGGATGTACTCGGTATCGGAACCTCGAATTAAGCCTGGAAATCGATAGACGTAGTTTTTTCCTCGCAAGATACTGTTTCGTAACCGGCATGAATTCCTCCTGTTTCTTTCTTTCATTCAATCGAATTCTTATTTTTTTCATCGTATTCGTCTTTCTTAGCTCGTGTAATTCCAAAACACCTTCCGACTCTAAAATCATTTCGCAGGCGCTTTCAGGGAGCGAGGAGAAGCATCCTGAAGTGCTGTTAAAAAAAGTCGGAAATTTGGACGAAGATCCGGAGCTTGAATCTTTTGCTATCGTTCGAAATGGGACCGAAGAAATTCTTGCTATTTTTAAAAAAGATAAAGGTGAATGGCGTCTTACTTTCAAATTACCGTTCAGCTTGCTGAATATTGGCCCGATGCATTATGAATCCAAAGGGGCATCATGGAAGCCTGGAGAAGACGAAAAAGCGAAAGAACCGGGTTATATAATTAAACGAATCTTAATGGAAGAACTTCCGGGAGACGAATTTAATTCTCTCTTTTTGGAAGTCTTGAGCGAAGAACCTCCGATCGGTCTTTTTTCGGTTCCGTTTGTCATCAGAAAGGGAGCCAAAGTGTTGGATGGCTTAGCTTCTTTGAAAGATCATGAGTTTTTAGTTAAATCAAAAAGAGCCGATTTCACTTATAATAAAGAGGAAAAGAATATCACGGTTTTTCCCGGCAACAGAACATACGCTCAAAACTTCAATTTTAACGGTTGGGAAATGGTACCCGACATCGCTAATGTCGCTTCTCCAGGATTATTAAGTGTAGAAGCCCCGGCTCAATGGAAAAAAGGAGAGCCGGGAGAGGTAGTCGTTTGGTTTAAGAATCGCGGTTCCTATGCCGGAACTACTTATATTAGTCTCTCTTTTCCGCAAGGCGGAAAACTCGAATCCGATTCCGGTAAAGAAGGTGTTAGAACTTACTCGATCGGCAATAGTATATATTCTGCGGAAAACAAATACATAAATGCAAAGGTTCCCCTTTTAGAAATTACTAAAGCAGGGTGGGGGCGAAATCACAGATACGGAGTTCGTTTTAAATATACTCCGGATTTCGAAGGAATTCCTTACATACTATTTCGTTCCACGTCGAAAGCTTATCGTGAGACCGTTCAAATTCCGACACAAGCAAGTTCCGTTAAGACCGAGCTTGATCAACAGGGTTATCGTAGTTATCCTCTTTCTTTGATTCCAAGAGGAAAATCGAAGTAAGGAATTCCTAACAGGAAGAAGCGTTACTAGTGGGAAATTTCGAAGAAAATAAACAGAGATACGCCAAGACCGAAGTCGTAAGATCTCAAGTGGAAAGATTTCGCAAGTTTTACGCGGATTATTTTCATTTGGAAGAAACGATTCCGATGGTGGAATATTTCTTTGAAACGATTTATAATTTAGAAGGAAAAGAAGCCTGGATGCATCTCGCTTTAGACACGTATCAAAAGGTCAAAGGCATGATGAAAGAAACCACTCGCTCCAATTTGGAAACTCTTATCGAACTGAATAATTTAACCGATCAGTTGGATGGAGAAATGGCTAAATTACTTTTGGTTAGAGGGTGGGACGGTAAAAAATTGAATCGGGAAGAATACGACGATCTGTATAGGGCGTTCGGACATAAGGAAGAACGAATCAAACAGCTTGAGATCGTTCTTCACAATCTGAGAACGTTTTACGAGTTGGCGCATCGCCCTATCGCCGCGTATTTAATCCGCCCCGCTAGATTTATGGCGTCACTTCTCGGTGTTTCTCCTCTTTTCGATTCGGTCGAGCAAGCTTACAATGCTGTACTTCCGGTTTCACCGGAGATATTTAGTTCTTTTATCGAAAAAGTGGAAGAGCGGGAAACGCAATACTTAAACTCCGCTTTCGGATCGGAAACCACTCGGGAGTCCGCAATATGATTCGAAGGACAAGGTTTTCCCGATATAGAAGAAAAGAAGAACAAGAAGAGAATAGCGATCGATGGCTCTTGACATATGCGGATATGATTACGCTTCTTTTGGGTTTATTCATTATTCTTTATTCGATTTCTCAGGTGGATCAAAATAAACTCAAGCAGGTTGCCGATCTTGTGCGGAGCGGATTCGGTCTTGGAGAATCTTTTTTTGATGGATCGGCAGTGAATCTGGAAGAGGACGCACTTTTGCAGCCCAGAACTCAGCTGTATCGATTTTGGGAAAGGATCTCTTACGCACTGAAAAAGATGCGGGAAAAAACCAAGTTAATGATCGGGATGAACGAAACCGAAGAAATTCGGATCCAAGTCTTTACACCCGCGCTAGGAGAGGGAGACGAGTTTCATCCCGATGAAGATACCGATTTTACCTTTAAGAAGATAGCTGAAGTCACTCAAGGTATGGATGTGGATTTGACTTTGAGAGTTCAAATTCCATATTCCGATCAAACCGCAAATCAAGGCTTTCGAAGCGTATGGGAATACAACGCCCATAGAGCGACGTTAGTCGCGGAAGTCCTATCTGAGAAATACGGTATTCCGAAAGATCGAATTTCAGTGCAAGCTTTCAACGGTTTTAAGAAAATCGGTAAGAATGAAAACACCTCGCCCGAAATGAAAGCTTCCCAGGAAAGGATCGAGATTTTGATTCGAAAAAAAGATAAGGAAGAATGACGGGGTTAACTTCGCCATCAAATCATCGAATATGAAACTTAATAGTATGATTCCAAATACTACAAGAAATCGACTCGTACCAATCATTCTAGTAGCTGTCTTATCGTTTCTGTTATTTGATTGTAAAGAAAAAAGGAAAGTATCTCAAGAGGTTGAAACTCTCTGGAGCAGTGATCAGGCTAACGTACCCGATTCGAGCGGACTCGTTTTAGTTGCAAAATATTGCGAGAAAATCAGAAGCTGTGCCTCCGGAGAGATTGATCGTTTAAATTCGGATGAGAAAGCGATTTTAGAAAAACGGTTGCGACCTGATATCTGCATTCAAAAATTTAAGGAAACTCCCGTTTACAGATTGGAAGTAGGTGCGCCAGAAACCGCTTTTATGCGGACAATTCATTGCCTCCAGAATGCGATCGATTCGGATTGCCAATCACTCAAAAAAGGAGTGTCGCAATTATCCGCAGACTGTGAATGGATGTATTCGGCTCAGAAGCTGAATTGAAATCGATACGGGATTCCCACAACAAACAGAAAAGGAAGTCCCGAGTCCAAAGAGGACTCGAATCCGGGAAAAGAAGCGCAAAAGACCGGGAAAATTCGGGAGGATAAACCTTTGCTCAGAGGACTAAGAAAATTAAATCGCTATGAAAAACGCTTATTAAGAATTGCTAAATTAGGCGGAAAACTTGCAAAACTCAGACAGGTCGGGTTTTCTCGAAGGACTTCCGAAGGTTTTCGCTTTCCGATTTACTGTCTCGAGTTAGGGACAGAGCAAGGATTGGCCAAACATCCGGTTGGAATTACGGCCGCCGTTCACGGTCTAGAAACGATCGGAATTCAGATTCTTTTGGATTTTCTGGAATATATTATTCATCCCGGATCCAACGGTTACCTGCCGGAATTTAAAAAAGGAAAGTTAGGCTTAATTGTTATTCCGATTGTAAATC from Leptospira fainei serovar Hurstbridge str. BUT 6 includes the following:
- a CDS encoding LIC_13346 family putative lipoprotein, which encodes MNFRIFPIRIVFGSAFLLLNLVFGSCSLLPEWIRGDHPLVEDSRTTRVYWNLSQVPKTSEAYQSQPSNLRYIVVNTEPSKERVWKGEVDLWETKEEFQNSLPKGIVFPKFSFKAAILSGVSKLEEGELTNPKKISFVPKIDEVWDWEGDSFPQSALSILSKRFPVEDWFMVFDLRSDEAWLSKESRNLGNGSEIVWQNLRTRGSLLTTDLIHPSGKSFPYADYDYRQVGFITLPVSAGALPIWIFKREKGAIWAWGLLPEDLVSSQILLKQRNSKGSPFASFLFYDASSNIPFTTRADLRNYPIIILSDQNNVRQ
- the gltX gene encoding glutamate--tRNA ligase — encoded protein: MSDNREVRTRFAPSPTGFLHVGGARTALFNFLYAKSQGGKFLLRIEDTDQNRSTEESFKTILESLKWLGIEWDEGPGVDGPYGPYVQSERLSIYKEYTEKLISEGKAYRCFCTQEELEAKKKQAEAMGIPYVYDGLHANMSEQEVQEKLKAGTPYSVRFKTPSKTLIFEDIIQGKVKFETKLIGDFIIVKSDGFPSYNYAVVVDDGLMKISHVIRGVGHLSNTPRQILIYEALGFPVPEFAHASEIVGMDGKKLSKRAGATSILAFRDLGYLPETFSNYMALLGWTSPDGQEYLPGDITKRIFDVHRCSKSPSTFDVFKKPKGGEEEVVTNFSNLEQIAEAMNPKSKLNWLSNKYIRELPIAQITEALVPFLEGREDIPKEHRNPKNPELGSIVDSVRVYLDNLRQAPDYIAEFYLSDLKIKGDEAFEILKQESAPVVIRKFYQLLQIDLPQTDEEYKALMARTGEETGQKGKTLFMPIRVATTGKAHGLELPILFPLLGKEKLLKRIEKTSGEAGISLS
- a CDS encoding ATP-binding protein; this translates as MRDTVDSLLVRQHSGSYVMFLPPDLSSIRDFRTALRQSLEENKFLSKDIQQIELAADEALTNSISANVNCGCNETIICRWVLRDSKFTLWIVDYGSGLKKDKLESVSHEAKASTLKEFLGKVQAYQENKCEILPFRGKPVQHRNLGKGLQIMQSLMDSVRVLYHCKEGRISADPAESNIRGSIIELAFDAKKHSA
- a CDS encoding DUF455 family protein codes for the protein MSTLNEFADFILRSGKLEDKLYSPDAFPIDLPSENFIPPDRPVRSNKIEFSDRKSKIPRLEHLNIEENRILSLHHFANHELMAIELFAWAILKFQDAPSSVRKSFYKTLLEEQTHLRLYLKTIRSWGMDFGDRPLNYIFWKQTPSMQTLEKFYAVMALSFESANLDFSLIYKKAFEKFEDFEKASIMDQVHQDEIRHVRRGVKVVFSDGIKGIEQWEKYRKLISHPFTPRRAKGTFYFPELRLKAGLSPEFAEELGKYEDEYEGTTNARILRDVLGIGTSN
- a CDS encoding LIC13341 family surface-exposed protein, with amino-acid sequence MNSSCFFLSFNRILIFFIVFVFLSSCNSKTPSDSKIISQALSGSEEKHPEVLLKKVGNLDEDPELESFAIVRNGTEEILAIFKKDKGEWRLTFKLPFSLLNIGPMHYESKGASWKPGEDEKAKEPGYIIKRILMEELPGDEFNSLFLEVLSEEPPIGLFSVPFVIRKGAKVLDGLASLKDHEFLVKSKRADFTYNKEEKNITVFPGNRTYAQNFNFNGWEMVPDIANVASPGLLSVEAPAQWKKGEPGEVVVWFKNRGSYAGTTYISLSFPQGGKLESDSGKEGVRTYSIGNSIYSAENKYINAKVPLLEITKAGWGRNHRYGVRFKYTPDFEGIPYILFRSTSKAYRETVQIPTQASSVKTELDQQGYRSYPLSLIPRGKSK
- a CDS encoding FFLEELY motif protein; the protein is MGNFEENKQRYAKTEVVRSQVERFRKFYADYFHLEETIPMVEYFFETIYNLEGKEAWMHLALDTYQKVKGMMKETTRSNLETLIELNNLTDQLDGEMAKLLLVRGWDGKKLNREEYDDLYRAFGHKEERIKQLEIVLHNLRTFYELAHRPIAAYLIRPARFMASLLGVSPLFDSVEQAYNAVLPVSPEIFSSFIEKVEERETQYLNSAFGSETTRESAI
- a CDS encoding OmpA/MotB family protein, yielding MIRRTRFSRYRRKEEQEENSDRWLLTYADMITLLLGLFIILYSISQVDQNKLKQVADLVRSGFGLGESFFDGSAVNLEEDALLQPRTQLYRFWERISYALKKMREKTKLMIGMNETEEIRIQVFTPALGEGDEFHPDEDTDFTFKKIAEVTQGMDVDLTLRVQIPYSDQTANQGFRSVWEYNAHRATLVAEVLSEKYGIPKDRISVQAFNGFKKIGKNENTSPEMKASQERIEILIRKKDKEE